The Fusobacterium pseudoperiodonticum DNA window ATCAGTTAGTATGTATGCAGTACCAACATTAAATGTCTACAATTTTGAGGTGAAAAATGATAAGGAGGCTTCTTATAAAAGTATAACAGAAGATTATGTAAATAAGACAGCCATAGAGCAAGGAGTTTTAGGGCTTTTTGCTACAACAGATGATAGAGATAAGTTAAATTCATATGTAATTGAGATATACAATGATTATTTAGCTTTTTCTAATCATACTAAAAATCAAACTAGTGCTGATTTTAAAGCTATGACACCTCAAATTGCAGAAGGAAATTTAAATACTACAGATATAGAAGTTCAATTTGCAAAGGATAAAAAGATAGAACAAAATGAAAATACTTTTGCAGTATACACAGTGATTGAAGTAAAACCTGAAAATAATACAGAATTTGCTGAATTTATTAAAAATAGAGCTGAGGCAAGTTTTAATGAAAATGGAACTTTACTTGTATATGTAGGAACTGATAGAAGAAGTTCTAATAAATGGTGTGTTTTTGAAGTATTTACTGATATGGATTCTTATTTAAATCAAAGAGCAGCAAGTTATTCTAAGAATTTTATTACAGAAACAAAAGATATGGTAATTTCACAAAAAAGAGCCGAGCTTCAAGCTTTAAAGTTAATAAATAAAGGTGGACTAGACTACAAAAAATTATATTAAAAATATAAAGGGCTATTGTAAATTAATAAAAAGTAAAAAATAGTTCGTTACTGAGTAAGATAGTAACTCACTTATTTTTTAACTTTTAGATTGAAAATAAATTTTGCAATAGCCATTTTTTATGGAGGAAAAAATGAGTATAGTAGAAAAATATCTTAAAGAGTTAAAAAGAGCCTATTATAAAAATGGTGGAAAAGAAATTTGGGATAATTTTGAAAAGATTAAAGAAGGGGCAAGTGAAGAAGATATTAAAAAATTAAAGGAAGAATATCCAGAAGTACCTGATTCTTTAATAGAACTTCTAAAAAATGTAGATGGAACATATTTTAGAAAATACAAAGGAGAAACTGTAGCTTTTTACTTTTTAGGTTCAGATGTAGGAGAATATCCATATTACCTATTATCTTCAAGTCAAATTTTAGAAAGTAAAGATGATGCTTATAAGTACTATGCTGATTATGTGGATAGAAAATATGAAGAAGTAGAAATAGATGAAGAAATAATAAATGACTCTAAGAAAATGAGATGGTTACATTTTTCTGATTGTATGAATAATGGAGGAACATCACAATTATTTATAGATTTTTCGCCATCAGAAAAGGGAGTAAAAGGACAAATAGTTAGATTTTTACATGATCCAGATGAAATAGCAGTTATAGCTGATAGCTTTGATGAGTATTTAGAAAATTTAATGGAGTATGATTTAGATTTCATATTTGAAGATATGCTGGAATAAGACTGAAAATCAATTGAGAGAAAAACTGATAAAATTTAAATTAGAAAAAATATAAACTGTCACAGTTAATAATTTATATTATCAACTTGAGGCAGTTTTTTATTTTCTTATTATTTATTTAAATATATAATCATATCTATTTTTATTTTCTGTAGTATTTACTTATTATAGTTCTTATTAATATTAGTATGTTTTAAAAATAGAACAAAAAGTATAAAAAAATAATATTGAAAAATGAGATAAAGGGAGTATAATAAAAAAAGGAAAAGTTATATTTATAAAGAGGTGTTTTAAAATGACAAAGAATTTTGCTCATAGGGGATTTAGTGGAAAATATCCAGAAAATACTATGCTAGCTTTCCAAAAGGCAGTTGAAATTGGAGCTGATGGAGTAGAACTAGATGTCCAACTTACAAAAGATGGAGAAGTAGTTATAATTCATGATGAAACAATAGATAGGACTACTGACGGAAAAGGCTATGTTGTAGATTATACTTATGAAGAGTTATCAAAATTTAATGCTTCATATATTTATACTGGAAAAATGGGATTTAATAAAATTCCGACATTAAAAGAATATTTTGAATTAGTAAAAGATTTAGATTTTGTTACTAATATTGAATTAAAAACAGGAATAAATCAATATTTAGGAATAGAAGAAAAGGTGTATAAGCTGATTAAAGAATATAAACTGGAAAAGAAGGTTATAATTTCAAGTTTTAATCATTTTTCCGTATTGAGAATGAAGAAAATAGCTCCTGAATTAAAATGTGGTTTCTTATCTGAAGATTGGATAATAGATGCTGGAGCATATACAGCTTCTCATAGGATTGAATGTTTTCATCCAAGATTTAATAACTTAATTCCTGAAGTTGTGGAAGAATTAAAAAGAAATAATATTGAAATTAATACTTGGACAGTTAATAAAGAAGAAGATATAAAGGATTTAATCAATAAAGGAATAGATATCTTAATTGGTAATTATCCTGATTTAGTGAAGAAAATAATAAATGAAAATAAATAGGGGGTAGATATTATGGAAAGTTTGGAATTATTTTTGACAACCGTAAATAAATGGTTATGGGGAAGATGGCTTGTTTATGTACTTTTAGGTTTAGGTATTTTGTATACATTTGCTAATGGTTTCATACAAGTTAGACATTTTAAATTTATCATGAAAAAGACTTTAGTTGACTCATTTAAAGCAAGAAACGATGAAAAAGGTTCAGGTTCAATCTCAACATTTAAAGCAATGATGGTAACACTTGCTGGAAATGTAGGAGGAGGAAATGTTGTAGGAGTTGCAACTGCAGTTGCTGCTGGAGGTATGGGAGCTGTTTTTTGGATGTGGGTAGCTGCATTTTTTGGAATGGCTTTAAAATATGGTGAAATAGTTCTATCTCAACTATATCGTGGAAAAGATTCAGAAGGAAACTTACTAAGTGGACCTATGTACTATATTAGAGATGGATTGAAAGCTCCTTGGTTAGGAATTGTTATAGCAGTTTTGATGTGCACAAAGATGATGGGAGCAAATTTAGTACAATCTAATACTATATCAGGAGTTTTAAAATCTAATTACAATGTTCCTACTTGGTTGACAGGAGTAATCTTAATCTGTTGTTTGATGGCTGTTGTATTAGGAGGATTAAAAAGACTTGCTAATATAGCAACTTCATTAGTTCCTATAATGTCAATATTCTATGTTGCAGTAGGATTATTAGTAATATTATTAAATATCCAAGAAGTTCCAGGAGTATTTAAAGAAATATTCACACAAGCCTTTTCTATGAAAGCGGCAGCAGGTGGAACAGGAGGATATATTATAGCAAGAGCTATGCAATATGGTATAACACGTGGTATGTACTCAAATGAAGCTGGGGAAGGAACAGCACCTTTTGCACATGGTTCAGCAATAGTTGATCATCCTTGTGAAGAAGGAATAACAGGTGTAACAGAAGTATTCTTAGATACCATAATAATTTGTTCTATAACAGCAATAGTTATTGGAGTAACAGGAATCTATCAATCAGATTTAAGCCCAGCTGTAATGGCAATAGAATCTTTTGGTACAGTATGGGAACCATTAAAGCACTTAGCAACATTTGCACTTTTACTTTTCTGTTTCACAACTTTGATGGGGCAATGGTTCAATGCAGCTAAAAGTTTCACTTATGCTTTTGGTCCTAAAGTTACAGATAAAGTAAGATTTGTATTCCCATTCTTATGTATAATTGGAGCTATAACAAAAATAAGTTTAGTTTGGACAATACAAGACGTTGCAATGGGATTAGTTATAATACCTAACTTGATTGCATTGATAATTTTATTCCCACAAGTTAGTAAACAAACAAAGGATTATTTCTCTAGGCAAAAATAAAAAAATATAATAAAAAAGCAATCTGTAAAGGTTGCTTTTTCTTTTAGCAACCAAATTAGGTTGTAAAATAAATCTATGAAAGGACTTTCATAAATTCATAAACACTAAAAAATAGTTCATTACTAAATAAATTTCTTAATGATAAAATTTTCATTCATACCTCATTTATTATAAAAATGATGCTTATAAGTATTATGTTGATTATGTAGATAGAAAATATGAAGAAATCATAAATAATTCTAAAAAAATGAGATGTCTACAAAATATAAGACTGTAAAAAATATATTACTTTATTGACAAATAAAGTAATATTATATAAAATAAAGATATATAGCATACTATTGATACTAGAAGGAGGTTTTTATGATTAAAATAAAAAATAAAAATCTTAATGGTTTGAAATTTATAGATTTATTTGCAGGATTAGGAGGTTTTAGACTAGCATTAGAGTCATTTGGAGCAGAATGTGTTTATTCTAATGAATGGGATAAATATGCACAAGAAGTATATCAAATGAATTTTGGAGATAAACCTGATGGTGACATTACACTTGTCGATGAAAATACTATTCCTAATCATGATATTTTATGTGCTGGTTTTCCATGTCAAGCTTTTTCAATTAGTGGAAAACAAAAAGGGTTTGAAGATAGTAGAGGAACATTATTTTTTGATGTAGCAAGAATTATTAAAGCAAAAAGACCAAAAGTTGTTTTTATGGAAAATGTTAAAAATTTTACAACTCATGATAATGGAAATACATTAAAAGTGGTTAAAAATACAATGGATGATTTAGGTTATGATTTTTATTCAAATATTTTAAACTCTTTAGATTTTGGAATTCCTCAAAAAAGAGAACGTATTTATATGGTTTGTTTTAGAAAAGATTTAAATATTAAAAAGTTCAAATTTCCTAAACCATTTAAACTTTCAACTTTTGTAGAAGATTTATTATTACCAGATGAAGAAGTATCAAATCTTATTGTTAATAGACCAGATTTAGTATTAAAGGATATAGAAATTAAGAATAATTCTAATAGAACTATAAGAATAGGGACTGTTGGTAAAGGAGGGCAAGGAGAAAGAATTTATAGTCCTAAAGGAATAGCAATTACATTATCTGCATATGGTGGTGGAATCTTTGCTAAAACTGGAGGATACTTAATAAATGGTAAAACAAGAAAATTGCATCCTCGTGAATGTGCTCGTATTATGGGATATCCTGATTCATATTTAATACATTCCTCAGCCAGTCAAGCATATAAACAATTTGGAAATTCTGTTGTTGTTAATGTTTTACAGTACATTACTAAAAATATAGGAGAAGCTTTAAATTATGAATATAACTACATTTAAATATTACTATTATTAAGATAAGCTCATATATAGTATAAAATAAAGAGTTTCTTTTTAAAGAAACTCTTTATTCATAATCTCTTTTTTAAACATGGTAATATCTTTTGCTTGTTGCTCAATACTATAAGGTAACAATTTTATAGAGAATATTACATTTGCATTTTTAGTATTAGATAGTTTTCTTACTTCATATTTATTATTAGAAGTATCGTCATATTTTTTTAAGAAATAATCATATTTCTTCCCACTAATCTTCATTTTATTTAATTCTTCATTAGAAATAATATCTAATTCAACAAAATCATATTTCATATTTGTAGATTTCATTGCATTTTCAAAGTCAGACTTATTAGAACTATTTAACCTTGATGAGCCACTTTTTTTCTCTCTGTACACTGCATTAATATCAAAGTATTTATGAAATTGATCAATAGGAAATATTAAAAACTCTTCATTATTTTTAGTTATAAAAAACTTTACTTTTTTTTCCTTATAATAGTTAATTACCCAATTATAAAATATAGATTTTTTCATTTGAATTGAAATCCCTTTTGTTCCTGGATTAGAGAAAGTTTCAAAGTTTTTATTCATAAAATCAACTATCATTTTACTATATTCATTTTCACTTGTCTTATTTTTAGAAGAATATTGAAACTTCTTCTCATTTAAATTTATCAATAATACAAATTGACCACATTGTGCGGTACTCATTTTAGCTTCAATATAAAAACTAGATTCATCTTTAACATTAACTAAAATATCAGAAGTTGATGAATCAGCCCCACCACAATGTTCAAATTTTGCAAACATTCCAAAATTAGTTGTTAAGTAGTTTTTACAGCTTTTTTCAAAATTTTCCCAATTAGACATTTTTAATCTCCTTATTTTTTATATTTTTCAATATCTTTTAATGAAGTTATTTTAATGAGATGTTCAAAACCATAAAAACCTGTTTTAGACCCTCTTGCCCTTAAATTAGGCGACAGTATTAAAGATGTATCTTGATATGAATTTAAAATTTCTGGAGTTGCTAATCCACAAACAAAAATGACATTATCCTTTTGAGTACTTTTGATACAGATGATTTGAGGATAATAATTATTTTTAAATATTATAGGAAACTTCCCTTCTTCAACGGTTTTGATACCTACAGAATAATTAGGGATATCAGGCTTGTTATAAAAACCTGAATAACCTATACTCCAATCAATTATTTCAATTCTAAATAATTTTTCTAATGCTGCCTCTCCTAGAAACCCCGTTGTAAATCTCTTTGTTTCATTGTATGGTTCACTCTTGTGATGATTTTCTGTTGCTTTTTCTAGGATTATTTTATTAACAAAAGAATAAATTTTCTTAACATAATCTGTGTCAATAATGACTTCTATAAAATTGTTAGAATATTTAGTAATATAATCATCATATTTATATATCATTGTACTCTCCTTTTTATAAAAATAGGACTTGTTTTTTTAGAGGTAGTTTAGTGAACTACTCCCACTTATAGAAGTGGGAGCTTCTTGGGAAGTATGTGCTTTTGTTAGCCACATATATTTACCAAGCTCTTCGGGTAGTCCCTACCCTGATATATTTTTTTAACTTACTTTTTCTTCTTTTAATATTTCTAAACCTTTTTTTAATATATTTATACTTGCATTGTAATCTCTATCTATTTCTAGTCCACAACATTCACAATGATATATTCTTTCTGATAATGTTAGAGTTTCTTTTATACTACCACAACTAGAACAAGTCTTACTACTTGGATAAAATGTAGGTACTTTTACAATCTTTCTTCCATACCAATTTGTTTTATATTCTAGTTGTCTTACAAATTCACTCCAACTTACATCTGATATACTTTTTGCTAATTTGTGATTTTTTAACATTCCCTTTATATTTAAGTCTTCTATACAGATTATATCGTGGTTATTGATAATTTTTGTACTCAACTTATTTACAAAGTCTTTTCTTTTATTTCTAATTTTATTATGGATCTTTGCTACTTTTTTCTTTTGCTTTTGATAATTCCTACTATCTGATAGTTTTTTATCACTATCTTTAGCAAGTTTACATCTCTTTGATAGTTTTCTTTGTTCTCTTTTTAATTTTTTCTCATATTCTTTTGCTAGCTTTAAATTTTCTACTTTTGTACAATCACTCATTGTTGCAAATTCTTTTATTCCTAAATCTATTCCAATATTTTTATTAGTTTTTGATAATTCTTCTATTTCTTCTTCACATAATATTGAAACAAAATAATGATCAAGACTATTTTTACTTATTGTTACTGATTTAATTATACCTTTTATTTCTCTATGTAGTCTAATTTTAACTAGTGATTTTAATTTAGGAAGTTTTATGTAGCTATCTTTAATATATATTGTGTTTTGATTATTTGTAGTATAGCTTTGGACTGGATTGGATTTACATTTATATCTTGGAAAACCAAAATCTTTATTTTTAAGAAAATTCTTAAAAGCCTTTTCTAAATTTAATTGTGCATTAGCAAGAGCTAAGCTATCAACTTCTTTTAAATAAGGATATTCTTCTTTATATTTAGTAGGAGTAGGATATTTAGTTTTAATTCCTGTTGATTTATATTCTTCATAACTTTTCTTTCTATCATCTAACATAAGGTTATGAACTTTTCTGACACAACCAAAGTTTTTTGAGAAAAAGATTATTTGTTCTAAGGTAGGATATATTCTGAATTTATATGCTTTTTTAACTATCTTCATTTCCTCCTCCTTACTTGCTCCACCAATACTCAATACAAAAAAACTTCTACTCCAAAAATACTCCTTTTTTATTACCTTTAATTGATTTGATTATATCATATTTTTGAAACAATTTCAAGAAAATAAAAAAAGCAATTCATCCCCTACTTATAGAAGTAGGCGACTTCTTGCTAAGATTTGTTAAATAAGTTATTCATAGTCCCCCCATAATAAAATTTAATTCACAAGTTCAGGATTAATGAAAGGTATAACCAGTTCACAAACTTCATCTTTTTCATTAAGTCCGTATAAGCTCATATAGTAACCATCTCCAAAACCTGTTTCAAACATTGCAATCTTATGATTTGCTCTAGGAATTTCCCAATCTACAAATTGTTTTCCTTGGAAAAATTTATAAAAATAATCGTTATAGTGATTTTTATTAGGATTATTTTTAATCCAATCATACCAAAATTTAGTATATTCTTCTGCAACAGAAGCATCACAAAAACTTGCTAGCCCAGCATCAACACCGAAGCCATTGAAACTACTAGAAATATTTTGAGTTTGTTCATAACGAAGAACTTTATCATTTCTTATTTTCAATCTTGCTCCTACCACTCTTTTAGATATAGTCTTTGAGTTTAGAATAGCAAGCTCAACTTCATATTTTCCAATAGGAATAGTTCTATCTAAGATTTTTCTGCTTTCTTCGCTATGTAAATAACATAAAGGATCAGCAATAATTACTTGTCCTGTTGGAAAATCAACTTCTCCAACAGTATGCAAACTTATTCTATCTGATTCTGTAAAAAGATTTTCTATGAATTCTTTTGAATATTCATCTTTTCTTAAAAAACTTAAATTCTTTTCAAAAGCTATCATAAAAGGTGATTTTACTTTTTCCCTTATTTGCTCATTAGTTTTTGCATTGATAAAATACTTATCTCCATCTTCTTCTATAAAAATTAAATCTGTTCCTATAGGCATTTCATAGACATTTAAAATAGTAGGCTCTATATTGATTAAAGTGTTTAAATCAACAACAGTAAGATTCTTTGGATTGTTTACATAGTCATCATTGTCACTATCACCAAAAGCCATCCAACCAGTATCAATATTATTAAGAGGTTCTTCACGAAACAACCATCTAAATTTAGTTTCACCATTCAATATAGATTTTGTTACAATACAAGAACCAGCATTCTCAACATATTTTTTCATTTTTATTTCTCCAATTTTTATTTATCATCATCTACTTTTTTTATTTTAACAAATCTATCTTCTGACTTGTAGGCAGAATAAAATGATATTCCAAATCCAATAATTAAAATAGCACCATTGATTAACATGTCTCTTATGAAACCAGATCTTGCAACTGGAGTTTCCCAAATAATATCAGGAGCTTCTTTTAGAACCTCAGTAAAAGTTACCATATATTCTTCTTTGTAGAAATTATATAATTTCCAAGTATATTCTAAGAAAGTTCCTATAAATAATGAAATTGCTGAGAGAATAAAAATAATAACAGCTGAGAATACAGAAATTTTCTTAGCTAAATATTTATATACCCCAAAAGATGCAGCGGTTAAAAATGCAGGGACTGCCCATACATAAGAACTAGCCATTCCAATAAGAACATAGGCTACAATTCCAATTAAAGAGATTCCAAGTACTCCTAAAATACCTAAGATATAATTCTCACTTGTATTGATATTTTCTATTTTCTTTGATTCTAAGTCTTTTACAACTTTTTTGTATTCAGCCTCAGTTAGATACAAATAGTTAGGACCTAAATCATAAATAGATGGACTAGTTTCGTTATCACCATCAAAAAAACCACCAGTTGTGAAAGAATTTCTTTTTAAAACACTAGTAACATTTTCTATAATTTCATCAAACTTCTTTTTGTTTGAAGATGTAAGAAAAGGAATTTTATATCTAATGGTAACAGTAGTATTTTTAGCTGTGATACTCTCTTTTTTATAAATTCCCTCTCCTCTTAAAAGTTGAACTAAAGATTTATGTTCCTCATCTTTATGTGCTCCTATTGTGATAGAACATTCTTTTGCATTAAAATTTACTGTACACCAATAACCATTTATCTTTCCGGCATACCATACAGTAGAAAATTTATTTTTTAATTGTTTTAATTGATAGTCTGTTTTTAAAAAATTAAAGCTTGCCATAATAATTTCCTCCCCACAAGAATTATGTTATTTTTTAATAAAAGATTTAGCCTCTTTTAGAATTTTAAATAGCTCATTTTCTGATAGTTCTCTATCTGAACCAATTGAAACTATGACAGCTAACTCAGTTTTGCTATCGTCAAAGTTATGTATGTTATAGGCAAGAGTACCATCTTGTTCTAACTTAATTATTATAGTTTCATCATCTTTATATACAATGTCACAATTCTTTTCAATATAGAAATTTTCTAATATATCCATTCTATCAGGATTTTTAAAGTCTAGTTTATTCATTTTTTCAAAAATAAAAATTCTAAACACTGCTTTTTCTTGATCTCTATCTTGGAATTCAATATGTTCTTCATCTTCTTCCACTATATCAAATTCAGAAACAATTTTATCAATATCAAGATATTCTCCTTTGTCTCCATGGTCTAAAGAATCAGTACTAGTTTCAGATTGACTTGTTGTATTATCTAAGCTTTTAATTTTATCAACAATTCCTCCCTCTCCTTTACCACAAGCTACAAAAGTTAATGCCAAAACTGCTAAAAAAAACATTGTAATTTTTTTCATAATTAATAATCTCCTTTAAAAATTTAATACCATGCATTATTTAATAAAAGATTTAGCCTCTTTTAGAATTTCAAATAAATCTTTTTCTGAAAGTTCATCTTGTGAACCAATTGCTACTATAATCTCTAAGGTAGTCTTGCTATTATCAAAATTATGTATATTATAACCATAACCAACCTCAGGATCAAATATACCAATCATTATAGTATCTTTATCTTTGTATATGATATCACAGCCTTGTTCAATATATCCTTCTTCTAAAGAATCAATCTTCTTAGGATCTTTGAAGTCTACATTAAGCATCTTCTCGTACATGAAAATTCTGAATATATCTCTATTATCATCTTTATCTTTAAATTCAAAATATTTTTCATTCTCTTCTACTATGTTAAATTCTGAACTAATTTTTTCTTTATCAAGAATGTCTCTTATATCTTTATCTTTTCCACAAGCCACAAAAGCTAATGCTAAAAGACTTAAGAAAAGTACTAGAATTTTTTTCATAATCAGTCTCCTTTTTAAAAATCAATACAATTTTATTATTTTATAAAAGATTTTGCTTCATCTAAAAGATTAAATAATTCAGTTTCAGATAGCTCTTTATCAGAACCAATTGAAACTGCTATCATTAATTCAGTCTTACTGTCATCAAAGCTTTGGATATTATAGGCATAACTATTATCTTGTACTAAAACTAATACTATTATAGTACTTTCGTCTTTATATATGATGTCACAATTCTTTCCAAGATAGAATTCTTCCAATTTATCAATTTTTTTAGGATTTTTAAAGTCAACACTTTTCATTTTTTGAAAATTAAAAATTCTATATGCTGATCTAGGTTCATCTTTATCTTTGAATTTAATATGTTCATCATCTTTTTCATCTATATTGAATTCAGACTGAATTTTTTCCATATCCAGATAGCTTTCAAGATTCTTATCTTTTCCACAAGCAACAAAAGTTAATGCCAAAATTGCTAAAAAAAACACCAAAAATTTTTTCATATTTTTATCCCCCTTAAGAAAATGTTAATAAAAAGTATATTTCTATTAGAAAGTATAACATACTTTTCATAATAGTTTCAATAATTTTTAAGGAATATTTACATAATTTCAAAGTTTTTGTTTTAAACTAATCTTAGTTTTAGCAATTGAAAATAGCTAGAAAATATACTATAATTATCTAACAAAGATAAAAAGAGAAATGTATTATTTTTATGATGAAAATAATACTTAATTTGAAGGGAGAAAAAATGCCAATTCGTGTAGCAAATGATATACCGGCTAAAAATCAATTAACAGAAGAAGGGATTATTTTTATAGAAGAAACTCGTGCTAATACGCAAGATATCCGTCCATTAAATATTTTAATATTAAATCTAATGCCTAAAAAAGAAGAAACTGAAACTCAATTACTTCGTCTTATAGGAAATTCACCTTTACAAATAAATGTTGAATTTCTTATGGTGAAAGATCATGAATCTAAAAATACAAATTTAAGTCATATAGAAAAATTCTATCAATATTTTGATGATATAAAAGATAATTTCTATGATGCTTTAATAATTACAGGTGCTCCTGTTGAGCAGATGGAATATGAAGAAGTAGACTATTGGAAGGAATTACAAAAAATATTTGAATGGAGTAAAACTCATGTTTTC harbors:
- a CDS encoding putative quinol monooxygenase, whose translation is MLKKLLVGLAMLTSVSMYAVPTLNVYNFEVKNDKEASYKSITEDYVNKTAIEQGVLGLFATTDDRDKLNSYVIEIYNDYLAFSNHTKNQTSADFKAMTPQIAEGNLNTTDIEVQFAKDKKIEQNENTFAVYTVIEVKPENNTEFAEFIKNRAEASFNENGTLLVYVGTDRRSSNKWCVFEVFTDMDSYLNQRAASYSKNFITETKDMVISQKRAELQALKLINKGGLDYKKLY
- a CDS encoding SMI1/KNR4 family protein, whose protein sequence is MSIVEKYLKELKRAYYKNGGKEIWDNFEKIKEGASEEDIKKLKEEYPEVPDSLIELLKNVDGTYFRKYKGETVAFYFLGSDVGEYPYYLLSSSQILESKDDAYKYYADYVDRKYEEVEIDEEIINDSKKMRWLHFSDCMNNGGTSQLFIDFSPSEKGVKGQIVRFLHDPDEIAVIADSFDEYLENLMEYDLDFIFEDMLE
- a CDS encoding glycerophosphodiester phosphodiesterase produces the protein MTKNFAHRGFSGKYPENTMLAFQKAVEIGADGVELDVQLTKDGEVVIIHDETIDRTTDGKGYVVDYTYEELSKFNASYIYTGKMGFNKIPTLKEYFELVKDLDFVTNIELKTGINQYLGIEEKVYKLIKEYKLEKKVIISSFNHFSVLRMKKIAPELKCGFLSEDWIIDAGAYTASHRIECFHPRFNNLIPEVVEELKRNNIEINTWTVNKEEDIKDLINKGIDILIGNYPDLVKKIINENK
- a CDS encoding alanine/glycine:cation symporter family protein, which translates into the protein MESLELFLTTVNKWLWGRWLVYVLLGLGILYTFANGFIQVRHFKFIMKKTLVDSFKARNDEKGSGSISTFKAMMVTLAGNVGGGNVVGVATAVAAGGMGAVFWMWVAAFFGMALKYGEIVLSQLYRGKDSEGNLLSGPMYYIRDGLKAPWLGIVIAVLMCTKMMGANLVQSNTISGVLKSNYNVPTWLTGVILICCLMAVVLGGLKRLANIATSLVPIMSIFYVAVGLLVILLNIQEVPGVFKEIFTQAFSMKAAAGGTGGYIIARAMQYGITRGMYSNEAGEGTAPFAHGSAIVDHPCEEGITGVTEVFLDTIIICSITAIVIGVTGIYQSDLSPAVMAIESFGTVWEPLKHLATFALLLFCFTTLMGQWFNAAKSFTYAFGPKVTDKVRFVFPFLCIIGAITKISLVWTIQDVAMGLVIIPNLIALIILFPQVSKQTKDYFSRQK
- a CDS encoding DNA cytosine methyltransferase, coding for MIKIKNKNLNGLKFIDLFAGLGGFRLALESFGAECVYSNEWDKYAQEVYQMNFGDKPDGDITLVDENTIPNHDILCAGFPCQAFSISGKQKGFEDSRGTLFFDVARIIKAKRPKVVFMENVKNFTTHDNGNTLKVVKNTMDDLGYDFYSNILNSLDFGIPQKRERIYMVCFRKDLNIKKFKFPKPFKLSTFVEDLLLPDEEVSNLIVNRPDLVLKDIEIKNNSNRTIRIGTVGKGGQGERIYSPKGIAITLSAYGGGIFAKTGGYLINGKTRKLHPRECARIMGYPDSYLIHSSASQAYKQFGNSVVVNVLQYITKNIGEALNYEYNYI
- a CDS encoding PDDEXK family nuclease; translation: MSNWENFEKSCKNYLTTNFGMFAKFEHCGGADSSTSDILVNVKDESSFYIEAKMSTAQCGQFVLLINLNEKKFQYSSKNKTSENEYSKMIVDFMNKNFETFSNPGTKGISIQMKKSIFYNWVINYYKEKKVKFFITKNNEEFLIFPIDQFHKYFDINAVYREKKSGSSRLNSSNKSDFENAMKSTNMKYDFVELDIISNEELNKMKISGKKYDYFLKKYDDTSNNKYEVRKLSNTKNANVIFSIKLLPYSIEQQAKDITMFKKEIMNKEFL
- the tnpB gene encoding IS200/IS605 family element RNA-guided endonuclease TnpB, whose amino-acid sequence is MKIVKKAYKFRIYPTLEQIIFFSKNFGCVRKVHNLMLDDRKKSYEEYKSTGIKTKYPTPTKYKEEYPYLKEVDSLALANAQLNLEKAFKNFLKNKDFGFPRYKCKSNPVQSYTTNNQNTIYIKDSYIKLPKLKSLVKIRLHREIKGIIKSVTISKNSLDHYFVSILCEEEIEELSKTNKNIGIDLGIKEFATMSDCTKVENLKLAKEYEKKLKREQRKLSKRCKLAKDSDKKLSDSRNYQKQKKKVAKIHNKIRNKRKDFVNKLSTKIINNHDIICIEDLNIKGMLKNHKLAKSISDVSWSEFVRQLEYKTNWYGRKIVKVPTFYPSSKTCSSCGSIKETLTLSERIYHCECCGLEIDRDYNASINILKKGLEILKEEKVS
- a CDS encoding immunity protein Imm33 domain-containing protein, whose amino-acid sequence is MKKYVENAGSCIVTKSILNGETKFRWLFREEPLNNIDTGWMAFGDSDNDDYVNNPKNLTVVDLNTLINIEPTILNVYEMPIGTDLIFIEEDGDKYFINAKTNEQIREKVKSPFMIAFEKNLSFLRKDEYSKEFIENLFTESDRISLHTVGEVDFPTGQVIIADPLCYLHSEESRKILDRTIPIGKYEVELAILNSKTISKRVVGARLKIRNDKVLRYEQTQNISSSFNGFGVDAGLASFCDASVAEEYTKFWYDWIKNNPNKNHYNDYFYKFFQGKQFVDWEIPRANHKIAMFETGFGDGYYMSLYGLNEKDEVCELVIPFINPELVN